Within Persephonella sp., the genomic segment AAAGAGAACAGGGTAAAACACTCTCTATTGTGGAAAGACAGATAAGAAACGGACTTGCAGGAGTAGAAAAAGACATAGTTTATATAGATATCGCCTACGAACCTGTATGGGCTATAGGAACAGGAGTTAACGCAACACCCCAGCAGGCTCAGGAAGTTCACAGATTTATAAGATCATTAATAAATGAGATATCAAAAGGAAATGATCAAAAAACAAGGATACTTTACGGTGGAAGTGTTAACGAAAAAAATGCAAGAGACCTTATAAAAGAGCCGAACATTGACGGTTTTCTTGTTGGAACGGCAAGTCTTGACCCCGAAAGGTTTTACAAAATAATAACGGAAGTTATGGAGGTTTAAGATGGATATTCTTTTTACTGTTCTTTCTATTTTGCTGATAATAGATGCTGTTCTTCTGATAATTATAGTTCTTATGCAAAAAACTAAAGGTGCAGAGATAGGGGCTATATTTGGATCAGGTGCCGCAGCAGCCGTATTAGGAGCCGGTGCTTCAAACATTCTTACCAAAATAACATACTGGTTAGGTGGATTATTTATGTTTCTGGTTTTTGCCCTTTCTTTTATACATCACAAATCAGTTAAAAGTTCTTCAGTTATCAGTGATCTACCTGAAACACAGCAAACACAGCAAAAGCAAAAGTGAGGTAAAAATGAAGTTCCTCCTGATCAGTTTTTTAACAGCATTTTTTTTCTGTATCTCATACGGGCAGACACTTGAAGAAAGAATTAACATACTTGAACAAAAAGTAAAACAGCTTGAAGAAAGATTAAACAGAATTGAGGGAAAAAAGAAAAAAATAGAGGTTATATCCCCATCTGAAGATATAATAACGGCAGATGAAAACCAAAAGATTATTACATACAAAGTTTTGTCAAAAAAGTTCAACCCTATGAAACTCAAAGAAAGCTTGTGGCAGAGATCTGATCAGATAATTCTGAAAATGGTTTTCAAAAACAACACAAACAAAGAAATAAATAACATAAAAGGAAAGGTTGTTATATACGACAAAAATGGAAACAAGCTGATGGAAAAAACAGTTAATATAAATAAAGCACTCAACTTTTTCAAAGGAATGGAAATAAAACCTGATGAAGAGGTAAAGATAAATATTGAGTTTGATTATGATAATAAAAATGAAAAACACAAAAAGGTAAAAGAGCTTCCTCTAAACCAGCTTGTTGTAAAATTTTATCCTACAAAAATTGAATTTTCCGATGGAACAACAAAATACGTGAGGTACAGCCAGTAGATGAAAAACAGCCATGTTTTTATATCTGTTGTACATTATCCAGCAGTTAACAAAGATAAAAAATGGGTTGTAACGTCTTTTACAACACTTGATTTTCACGATGTGGCAAGGCCTGCAAGAACCTATGAGCTTGGAGGTTATTTTATTGTTCAGCCCCTTGAGGCTCAGCAGTTTGTTATATCAGAGCAGATAAAATACTGGACTGAAGGGTTTGGATCAAAATTCAATCCAAGAAGATCAGAGGCTGCAAAACTTGTAAGGCTTGTTTCATCTATCACAGAGGCTATTGAAAAAATAAAAGAAGAGACCGGGAAAACTCCAAAGCTGATAGCAACATCAGCAAAAAAATATCCACAAACAGTTTCGTATAAAGAGATGTCCGAGATTATACGAAAAGGGGATAATGCATTTTTAATACTTTTAGGAACAGGTTGGGGTATGCCTGAAGAACTTGTCCAGAGCTGTGATTACGTTCTTGAACCAATTTTAGGAGCAGGAGATTACAACCACCTGTCGGTTAGAAATGCATCAGCGATAATACTGGACAGACTATTCTCACCAAACAGGTAGGCTGATGCTTTACCACCTTTTATACCAATACTTTGATATTAATTTATTCAAATATATAACCTTTAGAGGGTTTTATGCCCTAATTACGTCATTTTTGATCTCTCTGATTATTGGACCATACATAATATCAAGACTAAAAATATTTCAGAAAAAAGAAGGTGGGTATGTAAGAGAATTTACCCCTAATGGACATGAGCTCAAAAAACATACACCAACAATGGGAGGAATACTTATTGTCCTTTCTGTCCTGATTTCTGCCCTTTTGTGGTGCAGGCTTGATAACTTTTATGTCTGGATAACTGTCTTCACTATGCTTTCTTTTGCCCTTCTTGGCGGCTGGGACGACTACAAAAAGATAAAAACAAAAAAAGGAATTTCCTCAAAAACAAAATTTGTTTTCCAGATCACTTTGGCATCTTTTGTAGCTGTCTGCCTTTATCTTTACCCTGATTTTAACTCTGTTCTTTATTTGCCCTTTTTAAAAAATGTTTATATTGATCTTGGGATTTTTTACATTCTTTTTATGGTCTTTGTTATTGTTGGGACATCAAATGCGGTAAATCTTACAGATGGACTTGATGGACTTGCGATAGGTCCTTCCCTTATTGCGATAGCTTCATTTGCATTTTTTGCTTATGTTGCCGGTCATTCAAAGCTTGCAGGATATCTGCACCTTCCACACATAGCCGGAAGCGGTGAGTTAACTGTTTTTATGATGGCATTCTTAGGTGCCGGACTTGGTTTCTTATGGTTTAACTCATTCCCTGCCGAAGTTTTTATGGGAGATGCCGGATCCCTTTCAATAGGTGCTGTTCTTGGAACTGTCGCTATAATTACAAAACAGGAAATCGTTCTGGCTATTGTGGGAGGAATATTTGTTGTGGAAACACTTTCTGTAATACTTCAGGTTGCCTATTTTAAAATGACAGGAAAAAGGCTTTTTTTAATGGCACCGATCCACCATCATTTTGAGAAAAAGGGTATAGAAGAGCCTAAAATAGTCACAAGAGTATGGATAATATCCATTTTACTCGCAATAATAGCTCTTTCAACATTAAAGATCAGGTAGATTAGGGTTTTTACAAAGTGTCAAAATTTGAGTCTGTCGATCGCAGATTTTTAGGGCTTAATTGAGACAGGATCTCACAGGAAATCTGGCTAAAATTTGGAGATTATTTAAGAATATCAATGGTTTGTCGATCCCCGGGGATTTTTGCGGGATTAGAGGTTGACGGGAAATTAACTCAATTTGACAGGGGTTAGAAATTTTCGTATATTTAGTTTCAGTAAGATGTTTCAATGGCTATATGACAAA encodes:
- a CDS encoding RNA methyltransferase; this translates as MKNSHVFISVVHYPAVNKDKKWVVTSFTTLDFHDVARPARTYELGGYFIVQPLEAQQFVISEQIKYWTEGFGSKFNPRRSEAAKLVRLVSSITEAIEKIKEETGKTPKLIATSAKKYPQTVSYKEMSEIIRKGDNAFLILLGTGWGMPEELVQSCDYVLEPILGAGDYNHLSVRNASAIILDRLFSPNR
- the mraY gene encoding phospho-N-acetylmuramoyl-pentapeptide-transferase; the protein is MLYHLLYQYFDINLFKYITFRGFYALITSFLISLIIGPYIISRLKIFQKKEGGYVREFTPNGHELKKHTPTMGGILIVLSVLISALLWCRLDNFYVWITVFTMLSFALLGGWDDYKKIKTKKGISSKTKFVFQITLASFVAVCLYLYPDFNSVLYLPFLKNVYIDLGIFYILFMVFVIVGTSNAVNLTDGLDGLAIGPSLIAIASFAFFAYVAGHSKLAGYLHLPHIAGSGELTVFMMAFLGAGLGFLWFNSFPAEVFMGDAGSLSIGAVLGTVAIITKQEIVLAIVGGIFVVETLSVILQVAYFKMTGKRLFLMAPIHHHFEKKGIEEPKIVTRVWIISILLAIIALSTLKIR
- the secG gene encoding preprotein translocase subunit SecG, coding for MDILFTVLSILLIIDAVLLIIIVLMQKTKGAEIGAIFGSGAAAAVLGAGASNILTKITYWLGGLFMFLVFALSFIHHKSVKSSSVISDLPETQQTQQKQK